A section of the Spirosoma pollinicola genome encodes:
- a CDS encoding aminotransferase class V-fold PLP-dependent enzyme gives MINRRTLIKHLSAMPLLGGLFGSAVPLQSVLAAPAKAASRNVLKELGLRTFINAAGTYTAMTGSLMEDDVVETINASSKEFVMLDDVQTKVGEKIAALTHAESAVVTAGCFSAMTLGLAGVLTGMDQKKVELLPHLEGTDMKSEVIAQKAHNIGYSHALTNTGCKIIQVETLEEAEKAINDKTALLWFLNIQSDKGKIQHQEWVNLGKKHNIPTMIDIAADVPPVENLWKFNDMGFDLVCVSGGKAMRGPQSAGLLMGKKQYIAAARLSMPPRGSTIGRGMKVNKEEILGMYVALDKFIATDHQKEWKILEDRVATISGAVKGINGITVETYAPPLGNHTPTMRVTWDTGKINLTTKTLQENLRNGNPSIEVVGEPTGISMTTWMLKPGQDKIVAARLKEEFTKAAV, from the coding sequence ATGATCAATAGAAGAACCCTCATTAAACACCTATCGGCGATGCCGTTACTCGGCGGTCTTTTTGGTAGTGCAGTTCCTTTGCAATCGGTTTTGGCGGCTCCGGCCAAAGCTGCTTCACGGAATGTACTGAAAGAATTAGGTCTCCGCACGTTCATCAACGCAGCTGGCACTTACACCGCCATGACGGGTTCGCTCATGGAAGATGACGTTGTTGAAACGATCAATGCATCGTCGAAAGAGTTCGTCATGCTCGATGATGTGCAGACCAAAGTGGGCGAAAAAATTGCCGCCCTGACTCATGCCGAATCGGCGGTGGTTACGGCGGGCTGTTTCTCGGCCATGACGCTGGGGCTGGCGGGCGTGCTTACGGGCATGGATCAGAAAAAAGTGGAACTACTCCCGCACCTCGAAGGCACCGATATGAAATCGGAAGTGATTGCCCAAAAAGCGCACAACATTGGCTATTCGCACGCCCTGACTAATACGGGTTGTAAAATCATTCAGGTAGAAACGCTGGAAGAAGCCGAGAAAGCGATAAACGACAAAACTGCCTTGCTCTGGTTCCTGAACATCCAGTCCGATAAGGGTAAAATTCAGCATCAGGAATGGGTAAATCTGGGCAAGAAGCACAATATCCCTACCATGATCGACATTGCCGCCGATGTGCCTCCCGTTGAAAATCTCTGGAAATTCAATGACATGGGGTTCGATCTGGTCTGCGTATCGGGTGGTAAAGCCATGCGCGGTCCACAAAGTGCTGGCTTGTTGATGGGCAAAAAGCAGTACATCGCAGCCGCCCGGCTCAGTATGCCGCCACGCGGGTCGACCATTGGCCGGGGCATGAAAGTCAACAAAGAAGAAATCTTGGGGATGTACGTCGCCCTCGACAAATTCATCGCCACCGATCATCAGAAAGAGTGGAAAATACTGGAAGACCGGGTAGCCACCATTTCGGGGGCGGTGAAAGGTATCAACGGTATCACCGTCGAAACCTATGCGCCACCCTTAGGCAATCACACACCGACGATGCGCGTCACCTGGGATACGGGCAAGATCAACCTGACTACCAAAACATTACAGGAAAATCTACGTAATGGAAACCCATCCATCGAAGTCGTCGGCGAACCAACTGGCATCAGTATGACGACATGGATGCTGAAGCCCGGCCAAGATAAGATCGTAGCGGCAAGGCTGAAAGAAGAATTTACGAAAGCAGCCGTGTAA
- a CDS encoding RidA family protein, with product MKTQRRFLLKRLFTSIAGVAGLGTSTRALAEPTLEKEVTGVVAQDDIPLYSGSTKLGNLVFVSGAGAHFEGDIRSHTDHVLKEIEKELIKAGSSMEKVLKVNVLLHDLKDYKAMNEVYKGRFGKNPPVRTTVAVHAGVPGNSWVEIDCVAYV from the coding sequence ATGAAAACACAACGCCGATTCCTCTTAAAACGCCTTTTTACTTCCATCGCCGGTGTTGCCGGACTTGGTACATCTACCCGAGCTCTGGCTGAGCCAACGCTCGAAAAGGAAGTAACGGGAGTTGTAGCGCAGGATGACATCCCGCTGTATTCAGGCTCGACCAAGTTGGGTAATCTGGTATTTGTGTCGGGGGCGGGGGCTCACTTCGAAGGGGACATCCGTTCGCACACCGACCATGTGCTTAAGGAGATTGAGAAGGAACTGATCAAAGCGGGTTCGTCGATGGAAAAGGTTTTGAAAGTGAATGTGCTGTTGCACGACCTCAAGGATTACAAAGCGATGAATGAGGTTTATAAAGGCCGGTTTGGCAAAAACCCGCCTGTGCGCACAACGGTAGCCGTCCATGCTGGCGTGCCGGGCAACTCATGGGTCGAAATTGACTGTGTCGCGTATGTATAG
- a CDS encoding amidohydrolase/deacetylase family metallohydrolase, which yields MKNRYLFLFLLSFLSLSALAQPYSIVIKGGHLIDPKNNIDAIMDVAITDGKVTQVAKSIDAKQAKQVVDAKGMYVTPGLIDIHGHVFYGTEPDHYLSNGLVAVSPDGFTFRVGVTTIVDAGGAGWKSFETFKKNIIFTSKTRVLSFMNIVGEGMRGGVFEQDTTDMDPKMAAKVALENKNDVVGFKVAHFQGPSWAPVDHAVAAGKLADMPVIIDFGGNNPPLSLEELFMKHLRPGDIFTHAYTLLEGNVRETIVDEATKTVKPFAWAARKKGIVFDVGYGGASFNYSQAIPAIKAKFYPTTISTDLHTGSMNGSMKDMLSIMSKFVAMGEDIPSVIKASTWTPAQVIHRENLGHLSVGAIADVAIFSMRQGTFGFYDKTGYKMMGKQKFECEMTIKGGKVVYDLNGIGIADSK from the coding sequence ATGAAGAACAGATACCTTTTTCTATTCCTACTCTCCTTCCTCAGCCTTTCCGCCCTGGCGCAGCCATACAGCATCGTCATAAAAGGCGGGCATTTGATTGACCCGAAAAACAACATCGACGCCATTATGGACGTGGCTATCACCGATGGAAAGGTGACGCAGGTAGCGAAGTCGATTGATGCAAAACAGGCCAAACAGGTTGTCGATGCCAAGGGTATGTATGTAACACCCGGCCTGATCGACATTCACGGGCACGTGTTTTATGGCACCGAACCTGACCACTATCTCAGCAATGGACTTGTGGCGGTATCGCCGGACGGGTTCACCTTTCGCGTAGGCGTAACCACCATTGTCGATGCGGGTGGTGCTGGGTGGAAGTCCTTCGAAACGTTCAAGAAGAACATCATTTTTACATCGAAGACACGCGTTCTGTCGTTCATGAACATCGTTGGCGAAGGTATGCGCGGGGGCGTTTTCGAGCAGGACACCACCGACATGGACCCCAAGATGGCCGCTAAGGTCGCGCTCGAAAACAAAAATGACGTGGTCGGCTTTAAAGTTGCCCACTTTCAGGGACCAAGCTGGGCACCCGTCGATCATGCAGTAGCCGCCGGAAAACTGGCCGATATGCCCGTTATCATTGACTTTGGCGGTAACAACCCACCCCTATCGCTCGAAGAGCTATTCATGAAGCACCTCCGTCCGGGCGATATTTTCACCCATGCCTATACCCTGCTGGAAGGCAATGTCCGGGAGACAATTGTAGACGAAGCGACCAAAACGGTGAAGCCATTTGCCTGGGCAGCCCGCAAAAAAGGAATCGTATTCGACGTGGGGTATGGAGGGGCCAGCTTCAACTACTCACAGGCGATTCCAGCCATCAAAGCCAAGTTTTATCCAACAACAATCAGCACCGATCTGCACACCGGCAGCATGAACGGCTCTATGAAAGATATGCTCAGCATCATGTCCAAATTCGTGGCGATGGGCGAAGATATTCCAAGTGTCATTAAAGCCAGCACCTGGACTCCGGCACAGGTAATTCACCGCGAAAACCTGGGGCACTTGTCAGTGGGCGCCATTGCCGACGTAGCTATTTTCTCAATGCGGCAGGGAACATTCGGCTTTTATGACAAAACAGGCTATAAAATGATGGGCAAGCAGAAATTCGAATGCGAAATGACCATCAAAGGTGGCAAAGTCGTGTATGATTTGAATGGGATTGGCATAGCTGATTCGAAGTGA
- a CDS encoding aminotransferase class V-fold PLP-dependent enzyme, which translates to MLSRRKLIKRLSSVPILGGLVGGLPLSLEAEAKPTPKRDLFKEFGIRTFINAAGTLTYMTGSLMHDEVLDAINYGAKEFCLLDEIQDKVGVKIAQMVHSEAAVVTSGAFSGMTLGLAGILTGMDQKKVEMLPHLEGTGMKTEVICQKAHDIVYNHALTNTGCKIVVVETAEDVEKAINEKTALMHFLHIEADKGKIMHEEWVALGKKHNIPTSIDIAADVPPVENLWKFNDMGFHFVVISGGKAMRGPQSAGLLMGKKDIISAARLHMPPRGFNIGRGMKVNKEEILGMYVALERFINEDHDKVWRMWEENTAHIENTVKTVNGVTTEVHVPPLGNHTPTLRISWDPAKLHITGKELQENLRKGDPSIEVGGSGPSNIGVTVWMLKPGQEKIVAKRIKDELTKAAV; encoded by the coding sequence ATGTTAAGCAGACGCAAACTCATCAAACGCCTTTCGAGCGTCCCCATTTTAGGCGGATTGGTGGGCGGACTTCCTCTATCGCTTGAGGCCGAAGCCAAACCCACGCCCAAACGCGACCTGTTCAAAGAGTTCGGCATACGCACGTTCATCAATGCGGCTGGCACACTCACCTACATGACCGGCTCGTTGATGCACGACGAGGTACTGGATGCCATTAATTATGGCGCGAAAGAATTTTGTCTGCTCGACGAAATTCAGGACAAAGTCGGGGTGAAAATCGCGCAGATGGTTCACTCCGAAGCGGCCGTTGTCACCTCAGGGGCCTTCTCCGGTATGACCCTCGGACTGGCGGGAATTCTGACCGGAATGGATCAGAAAAAAGTAGAGATGCTGCCCCATCTGGAGGGCACCGGCATGAAAACCGAGGTTATCTGCCAGAAAGCCCACGACATTGTTTACAACCATGCTCTAACCAACACAGGCTGTAAAATTGTGGTTGTCGAAACAGCCGAAGACGTGGAGAAGGCCATCAACGAGAAAACCGCCCTGATGCACTTTCTGCACATCGAAGCCGACAAAGGCAAGATCATGCACGAAGAATGGGTAGCCTTGGGGAAGAAACACAACATTCCAACGTCCATCGACATTGCCGCCGATGTGCCGCCCGTCGAAAACCTCTGGAAATTCAACGATATGGGCTTTCATTTTGTCGTCATTTCGGGCGGCAAAGCCATGCGCGGTCCGCAGAGTGCCGGGTTACTGATGGGCAAAAAAGACATCATATCGGCGGCTCGTCTGCATATGCCACCCCGTGGGTTCAATATAGGGCGGGGTATGAAGGTCAACAAAGAGGAAATTCTGGGGATGTATGTTGCCCTGGAGCGGTTTATCAATGAAGACCACGACAAAGTATGGAGGATGTGGGAAGAAAACACGGCCCATATCGAAAACACGGTCAAAACAGTCAACGGCGTAACGACCGAAGTCCACGTGCCGCCACTAGGTAACCATACGCCAACCTTACGTATCTCGTGGGACCCCGCGAAACTGCACATCACGGGCAAAGAGTTACAGGAAAATCTACGCAAAGGCGACCCCTCGATTGAAGTCGGTGGCAGCGGCCCCAGCAACATCGGTGTAACCGTCTGGATGTTGAAGCCCGGCCAGGAAAAAATAGTGGCCAAACGCATAAAAGATGAATTGACAAAAGCAGCTGTGTAA
- a CDS encoding SusD/RagB family nutrient-binding outer membrane lipoprotein, with protein sequence MNNLIQKILYIAPLCLLLSACDKGFEEMNVDPNKYSEVVPGYLFTRAQLDGVSTNFTGAAYLTIGQSMQQFATYKEVPAAGDKYFNYSYSTGNWSAYAGTLAGQGAVISIRQVIDAVSTSPLDVNKLSAARIWKAYMFHRLTDMYGDIPYFDAGKALSNKNYSPKYDTQQAIYADLLKELDESISAFDASKATFGTADLMYSGDITKWKKFAYTLMLRLGMRLTEVDPALAKTWSEKAIAGGVILDDADRAVIAYVDGSQTASRNFIANGLISTDYVTPGGDNVEGGKYAKTFIDYLKNTKDPRLNVISIVWTTTDGKTFTADTTTALQSGMPNAAYNNLPANFNSFSEPNPNTLLKYSSPLIVLGNAETNLLLAEASVRGWASGTTAAVAYPNAVKAGMRQWALFGTGGTISDARINAYLTANPYKTSGTVAQQMEQIQTQKWVSLFLEDEYEIFSNWRRTGYPALTPTNYPGNLTGGKIPTRFVIPDSEETYNKTNFLDARTRQGGTNTLSSVVWWDK encoded by the coding sequence ATGAACAATCTGATCCAAAAAATACTGTATATAGCTCCACTGTGTCTACTCTTATCGGCCTGCGACAAAGGTTTCGAAGAGATGAACGTGGACCCGAATAAATATTCTGAAGTTGTGCCTGGCTATCTATTCACCAGAGCCCAGCTCGACGGGGTAAGCACCAACTTTACCGGAGCCGCTTACCTGACCATTGGCCAGTCGATGCAGCAGTTCGCAACCTATAAGGAAGTACCGGCAGCAGGCGACAAATACTTCAATTATAGCTACTCGACCGGCAACTGGAGCGCCTACGCCGGAACCCTGGCCGGACAGGGAGCTGTCATTTCCATTCGCCAGGTTATCGACGCCGTGTCGACCAGTCCGCTCGATGTCAATAAACTGTCGGCGGCTCGCATCTGGAAAGCGTATATGTTCCACCGGTTGACGGACATGTATGGCGATATTCCCTATTTCGACGCAGGGAAGGCCCTTTCTAACAAAAACTACAGCCCCAAATACGATACGCAACAAGCCATTTACGCCGATCTGCTGAAAGAGCTTGACGAATCGATTTCGGCTTTCGACGCCAGCAAAGCGACCTTCGGCACGGCCGACCTGATGTATAGCGGTGACATTACCAAGTGGAAGAAATTTGCCTACACGCTGATGCTGCGCCTGGGTATGCGCCTGACCGAAGTGGACCCGGCTCTGGCCAAAACCTGGAGTGAAAAAGCCATTGCCGGGGGTGTCATTCTGGACGATGCCGACCGGGCAGTCATTGCCTATGTCGACGGTTCGCAGACGGCCAGCCGTAACTTCATCGCCAACGGCCTGATCAGCACCGACTACGTTACACCCGGTGGCGACAATGTAGAAGGCGGCAAGTATGCCAAAACGTTTATCGACTATTTGAAGAATACCAAAGACCCACGTCTGAACGTGATTTCCATTGTCTGGACGACTACCGATGGTAAAACCTTCACAGCTGATACGACAACGGCCCTCCAAAGCGGCATGCCAAACGCGGCCTACAACAACTTACCGGCCAACTTCAATTCGTTCTCGGAGCCAAACCCCAACACGCTCTTGAAGTACAGCAGCCCGCTGATCGTTCTGGGAAATGCCGAAACGAACCTGTTACTGGCGGAGGCCTCGGTACGCGGCTGGGCCAGCGGAACTACGGCTGCGGTAGCCTATCCCAATGCCGTTAAAGCCGGTATGCGGCAGTGGGCATTGTTCGGAACCGGCGGCACCATTTCCGACGCTCGTATCAACGCTTACCTAACGGCCAATCCTTACAAAACCAGCGGCACGGTGGCGCAGCAAATGGAACAGATCCAGACGCAAAAATGGGTGTCGCTCTTTCTGGAAGATGAATACGAGATCTTCTCCAACTGGCGCCGTACAGGCTATCCGGCTCTCACGCCAACGAACTATCCGGGGAACCTCACCGGCGGCAAAATCCCGACCCGCTTTGTTATCCCCGATTCAGAAGAAACCTACAACAAAACTAATTTCCTTGACGCGCGTACCCGTCAGGGCGGCACAAACACGCTTTCCAGCGTTGTCTGGTGGGACAAGTAA
- a CDS encoding RidA family protein — translation METQRRSILKRLFASAAGIVGLGAASKTIAAPVTEAAAEKEVFNVVMQDDVPLFSGSTKMGNLVFVAGKGYHKEGDIKVHTDEVLKELEKELIKAGSSMEKVLKVSVFLHDLNDYKGMNEVYKGRFGKKPPVRTTVAVYGGVPGDSLVEMDCIAYI, via the coding sequence ATGGAAACACAACGCCGTTCTATTCTTAAACGCCTTTTCGCATCTGCCGCCGGTATCGTTGGGTTGGGTGCTGCCAGCAAGACCATCGCTGCACCTGTTACCGAAGCTGCCGCCGAAAAAGAAGTCTTCAACGTGGTCATGCAGGATGATGTTCCATTATTCTCAGGTTCTACCAAAATGGGCAACCTGGTGTTTGTAGCGGGCAAAGGCTATCACAAAGAGGGCGACATTAAAGTGCACACCGATGAGGTACTGAAGGAGCTTGAGAAAGAACTCATCAAGGCAGGCTCATCGATGGAGAAAGTCCTGAAAGTAAGCGTATTCCTGCACGACCTCAACGACTACAAAGGCATGAACGAAGTCTACAAAGGCCGCTTTGGCAAAAAGCCTCCCGTTCGTACAACAGTTGCCGTTTATGGCGGTGTTCCGGGCGATTCACTAGTTGAAATGGATTGCATCGCGTATATCTAA
- a CDS encoding carbohydrate-binding family 9-like protein yields the protein MKFTTLTLATLLGFSHMSINAQTSDQTHLRIRKTDDFQVNGTGDNSAWAKTDWVPITVQESAGRTLATKTKTLYSGTGIYFLFQCEDEKLTATIQEDFGALYTEDVVEVFLWPDESVPIYFEYEVSPLNYELPILVPNLNGKFMGWKPWNYTGKSKVQHATSIQGGDKVSKATIKGWMAEFFIPYSLLNPIVSAAPTSGTTWRGNLYRIDYDEGYQTWSWQKTSGSFHEFKKFGTLVFE from the coding sequence ATGAAATTCACCACGCTCACTTTAGCTACTTTACTCGGATTCAGCCACATGTCTATCAATGCCCAAACCAGCGATCAAACGCACTTGCGTATCCGAAAGACCGACGATTTTCAGGTGAACGGAACTGGCGATAACAGCGCGTGGGCGAAGACAGATTGGGTGCCCATAACCGTTCAGGAATCGGCGGGGCGAACCTTAGCAACGAAGACAAAAACGCTATATTCAGGCACGGGCATTTACTTCCTGTTTCAGTGTGAAGATGAAAAATTGACGGCAACTATTCAGGAAGATTTTGGGGCGTTGTATACTGAAGACGTGGTGGAAGTTTTCCTCTGGCCCGATGAGTCAGTTCCCATTTATTTTGAGTACGAAGTTTCACCCTTGAATTACGAACTACCTATTCTGGTGCCGAATCTGAATGGGAAATTCATGGGCTGGAAACCTTGGAATTACACCGGCAAATCGAAGGTGCAGCACGCGACCAGTATTCAGGGTGGAGATAAGGTAAGCAAGGCGACGATAAAGGGCTGGATGGCTGAGTTTTTTATCCCGTATAGTTTGTTAAACCCTATCGTTTCGGCGGCACCAACGTCCGGAACAACCTGGCGAGGCAATCTCTACCGCATTGATTATGACGAGGGATACCAAACCTGGTCTTGGCAAAAGACAAGTGGCAGTTTCCACGAATTCAAAAAGTTCGGAACGCTCGTTTTTGAGTGA
- a CDS encoding PQQ-dependent sugar dehydrogenase, giving the protein MTKFYIKGLILALLAFVGFTQRATKNGLPIQTEANGGLFLPEGFEATVVVDSLPGRARHLAVNENGDIYVKARFARNKDESVIALRDTNGDGRADIIKTFGGIGKERAYGTAMRIYNGYLYFSSELNVFRYKLKPGELVPSSPMETILTDDHKHGLHEHIAKPVTFDNDGHIYVAFGAASNGCQPKNRTPNMAGIDPCPMLEDHGGIWRFDANKTDQTQKDGYRYATGLRSVVGMDWNPANNSLYALQHGRDDLLMLWAEKYSPWQSAVFPAEELFQVKDGMHGGWPYCYYDQIQGKKLLNPEYGGDGKLVGRCGDYEKPLIGFPAHWAPNDILFYQGTNATNGFPERYKNGAFIAFHGSTNRAPYPQAGYFIGFVPAKKGTLSSDWEVFADGFAGVDPIVNVSDAAYRPMGVAMGPDGSLYFAETEKGKIWRVTYKGNKQTFGAAQLAQMEKRKTLSNIRDPDSITDDLDRDRPVAGGKVYGVYCSACHQRNGLGDSQRFPPLAGSEWVTGDKKKLISVLLKGLEGPIEVKGQSYNNAMPQHSFLKDEELSEVLTHIRQNFGNTADSISAAEVNEVRLAINQQERKENTPKRKPTLKSKR; this is encoded by the coding sequence ATGACAAAATTTTACATCAAAGGCCTTATCCTCGCCCTACTGGCTTTTGTCGGATTTACGCAGCGGGCGACAAAAAATGGACTGCCCATTCAGACCGAAGCCAACGGTGGGCTTTTTCTGCCCGAAGGCTTTGAAGCTACGGTCGTTGTCGATAGCCTTCCTGGTCGCGCCCGGCACCTGGCTGTCAATGAAAACGGCGACATTTATGTGAAAGCCCGCTTCGCGCGAAACAAAGACGAATCGGTTATCGCGTTGCGGGATACGAATGGCGATGGTCGGGCCGACATCATCAAAACGTTCGGCGGTATCGGTAAGGAGCGAGCTTATGGAACCGCCATGCGCATCTACAACGGTTACCTGTATTTCAGTTCTGAGCTAAACGTGTTTCGCTACAAACTCAAGCCGGGTGAGCTGGTGCCCAGTAGTCCAATGGAAACTATCCTGACCGACGACCACAAACACGGACTGCACGAACACATTGCCAAACCCGTTACCTTCGACAATGACGGCCATATTTACGTTGCCTTCGGAGCGGCTTCTAACGGATGTCAGCCCAAAAATCGGACGCCCAACATGGCCGGTATTGACCCCTGCCCGATGCTGGAAGATCATGGCGGCATCTGGCGGTTCGATGCCAACAAAACCGATCAGACCCAGAAAGACGGGTATCGTTACGCCACCGGCCTGCGGAGCGTGGTGGGCATGGACTGGAACCCGGCCAATAATAGTTTATATGCACTTCAGCACGGACGCGATGATTTACTGATGTTATGGGCTGAAAAATACAGTCCGTGGCAAAGTGCCGTGTTTCCGGCTGAAGAGCTTTTCCAGGTGAAAGACGGTATGCATGGCGGCTGGCCCTATTGCTATTACGATCAGATTCAGGGTAAAAAACTCCTCAATCCCGAATATGGGGGCGATGGAAAACTGGTTGGCCGTTGTGGCGATTATGAAAAGCCGCTAATTGGCTTTCCTGCGCACTGGGCACCCAACGACATCCTGTTTTATCAGGGCACCAACGCCACGAATGGCTTCCCAGAGCGGTATAAAAACGGGGCATTTATTGCTTTTCATGGTTCCACAAACCGGGCTCCCTATCCGCAGGCGGGTTATTTTATTGGCTTCGTCCCCGCTAAAAAGGGCACGCTGTCCAGCGATTGGGAAGTCTTTGCCGATGGCTTTGCTGGGGTCGACCCAATCGTGAACGTAAGCGATGCAGCCTATCGCCCAATGGGTGTTGCTATGGGGCCAGATGGCTCGCTGTATTTCGCCGAAACAGAGAAAGGGAAGATCTGGCGTGTGACTTACAAAGGCAACAAACAGACCTTTGGTGCGGCTCAGTTGGCCCAGATGGAAAAGCGTAAAACCCTTTCGAACATCCGCGACCCGGATAGTATTACGGACGATCTGGACAGAGACCGACCTGTGGCAGGCGGTAAAGTTTATGGCGTTTACTGCTCGGCTTGCCACCAGCGCAACGGCCTTGGCGATTCGCAGCGGTTTCCACCTTTAGCCGGTTCGGAATGGGTAACGGGCGATAAGAAAAAGCTGATTTCAGTGCTACTAAAAGGTCTGGAAGGTCCCATTGAGGTCAAAGGACAATCGTATAACAACGCCATGCCGCAACACAGCTTCCTGAAAGATGAGGAGCTTTCTGAAGTATTGACCCACATCCGGCAGAACTTCGGCAACACGGCCGATAGCATCAGCGCGGCCGAGGTCAATGAAGTCCGGCTGGCGATCAACCAGCAGGAGCGGAAAGAGAATACCCCAAAACGTAAGCCTACTTTAAAAAGCAAACGATAA